One Vigna unguiculata cultivar IT97K-499-35 chromosome 11, ASM411807v1, whole genome shotgun sequence DNA window includes the following coding sequences:
- the LOC114169558 gene encoding uncharacterized protein LOC114169558 — protein sequence MATLIDSHFLAFTALITIDYQFLFFDITALLKFDKVTDFSGILILYCTLTFSLISKGSTNFITIAVLTLVIKGSLYFRQIILTLFVGIWGIRLALFLLFRCGLSVYRSHWLMQATEIPFYMLWM from the exons ATGGCTACTCTCATCGACTCTCATTTCTTAGCGTTCACCGCACTTATCACT ATTGATTATCAGTTTCTGTTTTTCGACATCACCGCGCTCCTCAAATTCGACAAAGTCACTGATTTTTCCGGCATCCTTATTCTTTACTGCACTTTGACCTTTTCCTTGATTTCAAAAG GAAGCACGAATTTCATTACAATTGCTGTATTGACACTGGTGATCAAAGGCTCATTGTATTTTCGACAG ATAATCCTGACGTTGTTTGTTGGGATATGGGGAATTCGCCTGGCGCTTTTCCTGTTATTCAG GTGTGGACTGTCAGTTTACCGGTCACATTGGTTAATGCAAGCGACAGAAATCCCTTTCTACATGTTGTGGATGTAA